A region from the Paenibacillus humicola genome encodes:
- the def gene encoding peptide deformylase, producing MAIRLIVKDPDPVLREKAVEVKKFNANLHKLLSDMAETMYDADGVGLAAPQIGISKRVIVVDVGDDHGLIEMVNPVIVEREGEQLGPEGCLSIPNLNGDVRRAQRIKVKGFDRNGAPIELEAADFLARAFQHEIDHLNGVLFTDIADAVYDASERPRKRGE from the coding sequence GTGGCCATCAGACTGATTGTGAAAGACCCCGACCCCGTTCTGCGGGAGAAAGCGGTGGAAGTGAAAAAATTTAACGCCAATTTGCATAAATTGCTGTCCGATATGGCGGAAACGATGTACGACGCGGACGGCGTCGGCCTTGCGGCTCCCCAGATCGGTATCTCGAAGCGGGTGATCGTCGTCGACGTCGGCGACGATCACGGACTGATCGAGATGGTCAATCCGGTTATCGTGGAGCGCGAAGGCGAGCAGCTCGGGCCCGAAGGCTGCCTCAGCATTCCGAATCTGAACGGCGACGTGCGTAGGGCGCAGCGGATCAAGGTCAAAGGCTTCGACCGGAACGGAGCGCCGATCGAGCTGGAGGCGGCCGATTTTCTCGCCCGCGCCTTCCAGCACGAAATCGATCACTTGAACGGCGTGCTGTTTACCGATATTGCGGACGCGGTGTACGACGCTTCGGAACGGCCGCGCAAGCGCGGGGAGTGA
- the coaBC gene encoding bifunctional phosphopantothenoylcysteine decarboxylase/phosphopantothenate--cysteine ligase CoaBC: MLRGKTIVLGISGGIAAYKAAALCSKLKQEGADVRVIMTEAAAKFIAPLTLQTLSRHQVYLDTFDERDPGVVSHIDLADSADLVVVAPATANIIAKMAGGLADDMLSTTLLATTAPVLVAPAMNVHMYAHPAVERNMALLAERGVRFIEPGTGQLACGYVGKGRLAEPEEIVLAVRSWFTQSAELAGRKIVVTAGGTVERLDPVRYLTNDSSGKMGFAVAEAAALRGADVTLIAARTSDAPPEGVRLVRVESAEQMLQAVLAEYEDADVVVKAAAVADYRPVARSVNKIKKSGERLVLELERTADILQTLGERKTHQVLVGFAAETERLEHYAMDKLQRKNCDFLVANDVSREGAGFNVDTNIVNIYGPQGLIETLPLMRKREAADRLLTLVAAKLAEKERGE; this comes from the coding sequence ATGCTGCGCGGAAAAACGATCGTGCTTGGTATTTCCGGTGGAATCGCCGCCTATAAGGCTGCGGCGCTCTGCAGCAAATTGAAGCAGGAGGGCGCGGATGTCCGGGTGATCATGACCGAAGCCGCAGCGAAATTTATCGCTCCGCTGACGCTGCAGACGCTGTCGCGCCACCAGGTCTATCTCGATACGTTCGACGAACGCGACCCCGGCGTCGTTTCGCATATCGACCTGGCCGACAGTGCCGATCTGGTCGTCGTCGCTCCTGCAACCGCGAATATCATCGCCAAGATGGCGGGCGGACTCGCGGACGACATGCTCAGCACGACGCTGCTGGCGACGACCGCGCCGGTGCTCGTGGCGCCGGCGATGAACGTGCATATGTATGCGCATCCGGCGGTGGAGCGCAACATGGCGCTGCTGGCTGAACGCGGCGTGCGGTTCATCGAGCCGGGCACCGGGCAGCTCGCCTGCGGTTACGTCGGCAAAGGGCGGCTGGCCGAGCCGGAGGAAATCGTGCTTGCCGTTCGGAGCTGGTTCACGCAAAGCGCCGAGCTTGCGGGCCGCAAAATCGTCGTCACTGCGGGCGGGACGGTGGAACGGCTGGACCCGGTCCGCTACCTGACCAACGATTCCTCGGGCAAAATGGGCTTTGCCGTTGCCGAAGCCGCGGCGCTGCGCGGGGCGGACGTGACGCTGATCGCGGCCCGCACAAGCGATGCTCCGCCTGAAGGCGTCCGGCTGGTCCGCGTCGAATCGGCGGAGCAGATGCTGCAGGCGGTGCTCGCGGAATACGAAGACGCCGACGTCGTCGTCAAGGCGGCCGCGGTCGCCGATTACCGCCCCGTCGCCCGGTCGGTGAATAAAATCAAAAAAAGCGGCGAACGGCTTGTGCTTGAGCTGGAACGGACGGCCGACATTTTGCAGACGCTGGGCGAGCGCAAAACGCATCAGGTGCTGGTCGGCTTTGCAGCCGAAACGGAGCGGCTGGAGCATTACGCGATGGACAAGCTGCAGCGCAAAAACTGCGATTTTCTCGTCGCGAACGACGTATCCCGGGAAGGCGCAGGCTTCAACGTCGACACCAATATCGTGAACATATACGGGCCGCAGGGGCTGATCGAAACGCTGCCGCTCATGCGCAAGCGGGAAGCGGCGGACCGGCTGCTGACGCTCGTTGCCGCTAAGCTGGCGGAGAAGGAGCGCGGCGAATGA
- a CDS encoding Stp1/IreP family PP2C-type Ser/Thr phosphatase: protein MKIAVRTDIGRIRLRNEDRGFAEETDSGLTVAILADGMGGHQAGDVASQLALDTILGVVRGGASGALSIHERKTLIRQAILEANEVVYDTAAQNEQYRDMGTTIVVALLQAEDGVIGHIGDSRAYKWREGVLSQLTTDHTFVNELVKSGQITAEEAIHHPRRNVITRALGTDEQVEADVRGIPWTSGDMLLLCSDGLTDMVSDADIAETLVSSELDLDGKADKLVSLALEAGGDDNITVILLDHAGAAEQGE, encoded by the coding sequence ATGAAAATAGCAGTTCGGACCGATATCGGACGCATCCGGCTCCGAAACGAAGACCGCGGCTTTGCCGAGGAGACCGACAGCGGCCTGACCGTCGCCATTTTGGCGGACGGGATGGGCGGCCATCAAGCCGGTGACGTGGCGAGCCAGCTAGCGCTCGATACGATTCTGGGCGTCGTCCGCGGCGGCGCCTCCGGGGCGCTTTCGATCCATGAGCGCAAAACGCTTATCCGCCAGGCGATCCTGGAGGCGAACGAAGTCGTGTACGACACCGCCGCGCAAAACGAGCAGTACCGGGACATGGGCACGACCATCGTCGTGGCGCTGCTGCAGGCGGAAGACGGCGTCATCGGTCATATTGGCGACAGCCGTGCGTACAAATGGAGAGAAGGGGTGCTGTCCCAGCTGACGACCGATCATACGTTCGTCAACGAGCTCGTCAAGTCGGGACAGATTACGGCGGAAGAAGCGATCCATCATCCCCGCCGGAACGTCATCACGAGAGCGCTCGGCACCGACGAGCAGGTTGAGGCGGACGTCCGCGGCATTCCGTGGACAAGCGGCGATATGCTGCTTTTGTGCAGCGACGGGCTTACCGACATGGTCAGCGACGCGGACATCGCCGAGACGCTCGTCTCCAGCGAGCTTGATCTGGACGGCAAGGCGGACAAGCTCGTTTCGCTTGCGCTCGAGGCCGGAGGAGACGACAATATCACGGTGATCCTGCTGGATCATGCCGGCGCCGCGGAACAAGGGGAGTGA
- the remA gene encoding extracellular matrix/biofilm regulator RemA, translating to MAIKLINIGFGNIVSANRIISIVSPESAPIKRIIQEARDRHMLIDATYGRRTRAVIITDSDHVILSAVQPETVAHRLSTKDDDHDE from the coding sequence ATGGCGATCAAACTCATTAATATCGGCTTCGGGAACATCGTTTCCGCCAATCGCATCATTTCTATCGTAAGTCCTGAATCCGCTCCGATCAAACGGATCATTCAGGAAGCGCGCGACCGCCATATGCTCATCGATGCGACCTACGGACGGCGCACGCGTGCTGTCATTATTACGGACAGCGACCATGTTATCCTGTCGGCGGTGCAGCCGGAGACGGTCGCCCATCGGCTTTCGACCAAGGATGACGATCACGACGAATAA
- the priA gene encoding replication restart helicase PriA — translation MIAKVIVDVPSRQTDRPFDYMVPEAMKGWVESGSRVGVPFGGRVLQGFVVGLTETAEVDRSKLKAIAELLDPMPPLSADLIELARWVSDKYCCAMTTALQAMIPAALKGKAETYVSIAEEDAPSPGGLLPFGGDWLEYVRRAGETVRLSLLQERFPDAAGEVKEAIRSGFLLERVSIRDRLAVRKVATVFPPADRAAAAEALASFPPRAAKQRDVLRFMLERGEPAALQTVLREVGTSASVVKALAGKGWVTIGEVEQDRDPFAGRTVARTAPLALTASQQAVYEPIAEAVKERAAKIFLLHGVTGSGKTEVYLQAIDCCLQTGRQAIVLVPEISLTPQMVERFKGRFGEAVAVLHSRLSSGERYDEWRKIRERRAQVAVGARSAIFAPFERLGLIIIDEEHESSYKQEESPKYHARDVAVRRARQHGAAVVLGSATPSLESYSAASRGTALERERAAAAAVRGTDAETGKPGGMGAAAEAARLAGGKPGAPASSGPASGSEPAASVRMAGSAGAGAGAAPSARIGIGAGDAAAQPAAASADRFPALLPLPERVGGRPMPPVHLVDMRAELKDGNRSMFSRRLHDALQARLERGEQAVLLLNRRGYSTFVMCRSCGFTALCPHCDISLTYHQKTRALRCHYCGHAEQAPAKCPSCDSEHIRFFGTGTQRVEEELSKLFPGIRVIRMDVDTTTEKGSHEKWLTLFGNRKADVLLGTQMVAKGLDFPYVTLVGVIAADTSLHLPDFRAAEKTFQLLTQVAGRAGRHELPGEVVVQTYNPEHYAVTAAQRHDYEAFVQEELNHRRFMTYPPFCRLILITLSHEQLPLLIATGEKFAKLLGEAAYEEGVPSSEGGGARFVDILGPVASPIPRMKDRYRFQCMVKYRGHVDAVGMVKRAISALAGPQGQPPVQLSVDVDPQMIL, via the coding sequence ATGATCGCCAAGGTCATCGTCGACGTGCCGAGCCGTCAAACGGACCGGCCGTTCGATTACATGGTGCCGGAGGCGATGAAAGGCTGGGTAGAGTCGGGAAGCCGCGTCGGCGTGCCGTTCGGCGGACGCGTGCTGCAGGGCTTTGTGGTCGGGCTTACGGAAACGGCCGAGGTGGACCGTTCGAAGCTGAAGGCGATTGCGGAGCTGCTCGATCCGATGCCGCCGCTTTCGGCCGATTTGATCGAGCTTGCGCGGTGGGTCAGCGACAAATACTGCTGCGCGATGACGACGGCGCTGCAGGCGATGATTCCGGCGGCGCTGAAAGGCAAGGCGGAGACGTACGTATCGATTGCGGAGGAGGACGCTCCGTCTCCCGGCGGCCTTCTGCCGTTTGGCGGGGACTGGCTCGAATATGTGCGGCGCGCCGGCGAAACGGTCCGGCTCTCCCTGCTGCAGGAGCGATTTCCGGATGCGGCCGGCGAAGTGAAAGAGGCGATTCGCAGCGGCTTTCTGCTGGAACGCGTCTCGATTCGCGACCGGCTGGCCGTCCGCAAGGTGGCGACCGTTTTTCCGCCGGCCGACCGGGCCGCCGCTGCGGAGGCGTTGGCGTCGTTTCCGCCGCGGGCGGCGAAGCAGCGCGATGTGCTGCGTTTTATGCTGGAACGCGGCGAGCCGGCTGCGCTGCAAACGGTGCTGCGGGAGGTCGGGACGTCGGCTTCCGTCGTGAAGGCGCTCGCCGGGAAAGGCTGGGTGACGATCGGCGAGGTCGAGCAGGATCGCGATCCGTTTGCCGGCCGGACGGTTGCGAGAACCGCGCCGCTTGCGCTGACGGCGAGCCAGCAGGCGGTGTACGAACCGATCGCCGAGGCGGTAAAGGAGCGCGCGGCGAAAATTTTTCTGCTGCACGGCGTGACCGGCAGCGGCAAGACCGAGGTCTATTTGCAGGCGATCGACTGCTGCCTGCAAACCGGCCGGCAGGCCATCGTGCTCGTGCCGGAAATTTCGCTGACGCCGCAAATGGTCGAGCGGTTCAAGGGCCGCTTCGGAGAGGCCGTCGCCGTACTTCACAGCCGGCTTTCGAGCGGCGAGCGCTACGACGAATGGCGCAAAATCCGGGAACGGCGCGCGCAGGTCGCCGTCGGCGCCCGCTCGGCGATTTTCGCTCCGTTCGAGCGGCTCGGCCTCATCATTATCGACGAGGAGCACGAATCGTCCTATAAGCAGGAGGAGAGCCCGAAATATCATGCCCGCGACGTCGCCGTGCGCCGGGCGCGCCAGCACGGCGCGGCCGTCGTGCTTGGCTCGGCGACCCCGTCGCTGGAAAGCTACTCGGCGGCTTCAAGGGGGACCGCGCTGGAGCGGGAACGGGCAGCGGCGGCGGCGGTTCGCGGAACGGACGCCGAGACGGGCAAGCCCGGCGGGATGGGCGCCGCTGCGGAAGCGGCGCGATTGGCCGGCGGGAAGCCGGGCGCGCCTGCCTCTTCGGGCCCGGCGTCCGGCTCGGAACCGGCCGCATCCGTAAGGATGGCGGGAAGTGCCGGGGCTGGGGCTGGGGCAGCCCCCTCGGCGCGAATCGGGATCGGCGCAGGCGATGCGGCCGCGCAGCCGGCTGCCGCGTCAGCGGACCGGTTCCCCGCGCTGCTGCCGCTGCCCGAGCGCGTGGGAGGCAGGCCGATGCCGCCCGTTCATCTCGTCGATATGCGCGCCGAGCTGAAGGACGGCAACCGCTCGATGTTCAGCCGCCGGCTGCACGACGCGCTGCAGGCGCGGCTCGAACGCGGCGAGCAGGCGGTGCTGCTGCTGAACCGCCGGGGCTATTCGACGTTTGTTATGTGCCGCTCGTGCGGTTTTACCGCCCTGTGCCCACACTGCGACATTTCGCTCACCTATCACCAGAAAACGCGCGCGCTTCGCTGCCACTATTGCGGACACGCCGAACAGGCGCCGGCCAAGTGCCCTTCGTGCGACAGCGAGCATATCCGCTTTTTCGGCACGGGAACGCAGCGCGTCGAGGAGGAGCTGTCGAAGCTGTTTCCCGGCATCCGCGTCATTCGGATGGACGTCGACACGACGACCGAGAAAGGCTCGCACGAAAAATGGCTGACCTTGTTCGGGAACCGCAAGGCCGACGTCCTGCTCGGCACGCAAATGGTGGCGAAGGGGCTCGATTTCCCATATGTTACGTTAGTGGGCGTCATCGCGGCGGACACGTCGCTGCATCTGCCCGATTTTCGCGCCGCGGAGAAAACGTTCCAGCTGCTTACGCAGGTGGCGGGACGGGCGGGACGTCACGAGCTGCCCGGCGAGGTCGTCGTGCAGACATACAACCCCGAACATTATGCGGTGACGGCCGCGCAGCGGCACGATTACGAAGCTTTCGTGCAGGAGGAGCTGAATCACCGGCGGTTCATGACGTACCCGCCCTTTTGCCGGCTCATTCTGATTACGCTGTCGCACGAGCAGCTGCCGCTTTTGATAGCGACGGGCGAGAAATTCGCCAAGCTGCTGGGCGAGGCCGCTTATGAGGAAGGCGTTCCGTCCTCGGAAGGGGGAGGAGCGCGCTTCGTCGATATTCTCGGCCCGGTTGCTTCGCCGATTCCGAGGATGAAAGATCGCTATCGTTTTCAATGTATGGTAAAATATCGTGGACATGTCGACGCCGTCGGCATGGTAAAACGGGCGATTTCCGCGCTTGCCGGCCCGCAGGGTCAGCCTCCCGTGCAGCTGAGCGTGGACGTGGACCCGCAGATGATTTTATAG
- the rpoZ gene encoding DNA-directed RNA polymerase subunit omega — MLYPSIDEMMKKVDSKYSLVVAASRRARMLRDGTKSELRSPKSHKYVGVALEEIYHDVVQVETGPGNGSKE, encoded by the coding sequence TTGTTATATCCTTCCATTGATGAAATGATGAAAAAAGTGGACAGTAAATATTCGCTCGTGGTCGCCGCATCGCGCCGCGCGCGAATGCTGCGGGACGGTACGAAATCGGAGCTGCGCTCGCCGAAGTCTCATAAATATGTCGGTGTCGCGCTGGAGGAAATTTACCACGACGTCGTCCAGGTAGAGACCGGGCCGGGCAACGGCAGCAAGGAATAA
- the rsmB gene encoding 16S rRNA (cytosine(967)-C(5))-methyltransferase RsmB: MKGRRSSGGPESTGGGRSAGGVNGGVRADTKRKRHPAGGGPGDARTQSAGADRPSSGRPGSGRDGRQPSGDAAGRANPGGRGSSAEGAAGRRGVRTARSVALDTLVKVAEAGAYSNLQLNKALQDAQLSRQDAALATELVYGTIQRQRTLDYRLAALVSKGLDTLAPWVHQLLRLSAYQLLYLDRIPAHAAVNEAVQLAKRRGHAGISGMVNGVLRNMERRLVELKAPAAESDPAMRIGLTHSYPDWLVRRWIRQFGIETAEAICAAGNEPPHASVRVNRLRMTRDEAIAALAAAGIAARESPVAPAAVIAEGAGNLAQTEGFAKGDWTMQDESSMLVAEICAPAPGMRVLDCCSAPGGKATHLGELMGDRGGIVANDVHPHKLKLIEDNARRLGLRSIDAVAGDALALAGRFEPGSFDLVLLDAPCSGLGVIRRKPEIKWTKTEGDIRDIAALQSRLLDEAARMVKPGGILVYSTCTIEREENGGQIRSFLERNRGFRADVNWPQPVLEPLRERGVIGEGFDGTAQLLPHHFGSDGFYIARMKRED; the protein is encoded by the coding sequence GTGAAGGGCCGGCGGAGCTCCGGTGGGCCGGAATCGACAGGCGGCGGCCGGTCCGCCGGCGGGGTGAATGGCGGCGTGCGCGCCGATACGAAGCGCAAGCGGCATCCGGCGGGCGGCGGCCCCGGCGATGCCCGAACGCAAAGCGCCGGAGCGGACCGTCCCAGCTCCGGACGCCCCGGCTCCGGCCGCGATGGCCGGCAGCCGTCCGGGGATGCCGCCGGCCGCGCCAACCCGGGGGGCCGCGGTTCTTCCGCGGAAGGAGCCGCGGGCAGACGCGGCGTGCGCACCGCCCGCTCCGTGGCGCTCGATACGCTCGTGAAGGTCGCCGAAGCGGGCGCTTACAGCAACCTGCAGCTGAACAAGGCGCTGCAGGACGCGCAGCTGTCCCGCCAGGATGCGGCGCTGGCCACGGAGCTGGTCTACGGTACCATACAGCGGCAGCGCACGCTTGATTACCGGCTGGCCGCGCTCGTGTCCAAAGGACTGGACACGCTTGCGCCGTGGGTGCATCAGCTGCTCCGGCTCAGCGCTTATCAGCTGCTTTATTTGGACCGCATTCCGGCCCATGCGGCGGTGAACGAAGCGGTGCAGCTCGCCAAGCGGCGCGGGCATGCCGGCATTTCCGGCATGGTGAACGGGGTGCTGCGCAATATGGAGCGGCGGCTCGTCGAGTTGAAAGCTCCTGCTGCGGAGTCCGACCCGGCAATGCGAATCGGCCTTACGCATTCGTATCCGGACTGGCTTGTCCGCCGCTGGATCCGGCAGTTCGGCATCGAGACGGCCGAGGCCATCTGCGCGGCCGGCAACGAGCCGCCGCATGCGAGCGTGCGCGTTAACCGGCTGCGGATGACGCGCGATGAGGCGATCGCGGCACTTGCCGCGGCCGGCATTGCGGCCCGCGAATCGCCGGTGGCGCCGGCCGCGGTGATCGCCGAAGGAGCGGGCAATTTGGCGCAAACGGAAGGTTTCGCGAAGGGCGACTGGACGATGCAGGATGAGAGCTCGATGCTCGTAGCCGAAATTTGCGCGCCGGCTCCCGGCATGCGCGTGCTCGACTGCTGCTCCGCGCCGGGCGGCAAAGCGACGCATCTCGGCGAGCTGATGGGCGACCGGGGCGGCATTGTCGCGAACGATGTGCACCCGCACAAGCTGAAGCTGATCGAAGACAACGCGCGGCGGCTCGGACTCCGCTCGATCGACGCCGTCGCCGGCGATGCGCTTGCGCTGGCCGGACGCTTCGAGCCGGGCTCGTTCGACCTCGTGCTGCTGGACGCGCCGTGCAGCGGCCTCGGCGTCATCCGGCGCAAGCCGGAGATCAAGTGGACGAAGACCGAAGGCGATATCCGCGATATCGCGGCGCTGCAAAGCCGGCTGCTGGACGAGGCGGCCCGGATGGTGAAGCCGGGCGGCATTCTTGTGTACAGCACCTGCACGATCGAACGGGAGGAGAACGGCGGGCAGATCCGTTCGTTTCTGGAGCGCAACCGCGGGTTTCGGGCGGATGTGAACTGGCCGCAGCCGGTGCTCGAACCGCTGCGCGAACGAGGCGTCATCGGCGAAGGCTTCGACGGGACGGCTCAGCTGCTGCCGCACCATTTCGGCAGCGACGGCTTTTATATCGCCCGCATGAAGCGCGAGGACTGA
- the rlmN gene encoding 23S rRNA (adenine(2503)-C(2))-methyltransferase RlmN: MKPFIYDYTPDQLQDWMKANGEPAFRGAQLFDWLYVKRVKSFDDMTNLPKTLRQKLEDHFQFVTLTEITRLESKDGTVKFLFGLHDSHAIETVIMRHNYGNSICVTTQVGCRIGCTFCASTLGGLKRNLTAGEIVAQVVTAQQMLDASGERVSSIVIMGSGEPFENYDATMDFLRIMIHEKGLNIGQRHITVSTSGIVPSIYKFAEENTQINLAISIHAPNDTLRSKLMPVNRRFPFEEVMEACRYYIAKTGRRITFEYALIGGVNDQSEHAEELADVLQGMLCHVNLIPVNYVPERDYVRTPREQIFEFHRILERKKINATIRREQGHDIAAACGQLRAKHMESTAG, translated from the coding sequence ATGAAACCGTTCATCTACGACTATACGCCGGATCAGCTTCAAGATTGGATGAAAGCGAACGGGGAGCCCGCGTTCCGCGGCGCCCAGCTGTTCGATTGGCTTTATGTAAAGCGGGTCAAAAGCTTCGACGACATGACCAATCTGCCCAAAACGCTGCGGCAGAAGCTTGAGGACCATTTTCAATTCGTTACGCTCACCGAAATTACGCGGCTGGAGTCGAAGGACGGCACCGTCAAATTTTTGTTCGGGCTGCATGACAGCCACGCGATCGAAACGGTGATCATGCGCCACAATTACGGCAACAGCATCTGCGTCACGACGCAGGTCGGCTGCCGGATCGGCTGCACCTTCTGCGCATCCACGCTCGGCGGTTTGAAGCGCAATCTGACGGCGGGCGAAATCGTCGCACAGGTCGTTACGGCGCAGCAAATGCTCGATGCTTCGGGCGAGCGCGTCTCGAGCATCGTCATTATGGGCTCCGGCGAGCCGTTCGAAAATTACGACGCGACCATGGACTTTCTGCGCATTATGATTCACGAGAAGGGGCTCAACATCGGCCAGCGGCATATTACGGTATCGACCAGCGGAATCGTGCCGAGCATCTACAAGTTCGCGGAAGAGAATACGCAGATCAATTTGGCCATTTCGATCCATGCTCCGAACGATACGCTTCGCTCGAAGCTGATGCCGGTCAACCGGCGTTTTCCGTTCGAGGAAGTGATGGAGGCGTGCCGCTACTACATTGCCAAAACCGGCCGGCGGATCACGTTCGAATACGCGCTGATCGGCGGCGTCAACGACCAAAGCGAGCATGCGGAGGAGCTTGCCGACGTGCTGCAGGGGATGCTCTGCCACGTCAACCTGATCCCGGTCAACTATGTGCCGGAGCGGGATTACGTGCGGACGCCGCGCGAACAAATCTTTGAGTTTCACCGCATTTTGGAACGGAAAAAAATCAATGCCACGATCCGCAGAGAGCAGGGACACGACATCGCAGCGGCTTGCGGACAATTGCGCGCGAAACATATGGAGTCTACGGCGGGGTGA
- the gmk gene encoding guanylate kinase, with translation MNKGLLVVLSGPSGVGKGTVCSVLRRKQADLVYSVSATTRAPRQGEIDGINYFFKTREQFQDMIATDALLEYAEYVGNYYGTPRDFVERTLCAGKDIILEIEVQGALKVKEKFPEGVFIFLLPPSLDELKQRITGRGTEAAEVIDHRMSVAMEEMNLIQYYDYAVVNDEIDAACHRIQSIITAEHCRKDRFLAGLEAAKEASKKA, from the coding sequence ATGAACAAAGGATTGCTTGTAGTGTTATCCGGTCCGTCGGGCGTAGGGAAGGGAACGGTTTGCTCCGTGCTGCGGCGCAAACAAGCCGATCTCGTCTATTCCGTTTCGGCGACGACGAGGGCGCCGCGCCAGGGCGAAATCGATGGCATCAACTACTTTTTCAAAACCAGAGAGCAGTTTCAGGACATGATCGCCACGGACGCCCTGCTGGAGTATGCCGAATATGTCGGCAATTACTACGGAACGCCGAGGGATTTCGTGGAACGGACCCTTTGTGCCGGCAAGGACATCATTCTTGAAATCGAAGTGCAAGGCGCGCTGAAGGTGAAGGAGAAGTTCCCGGAGGGCGTCTTTATTTTCCTGCTGCCGCCGTCGCTCGACGAGCTGAAGCAGCGCATCACGGGCAGAGGGACCGAGGCCGCGGAGGTCATCGATCACCGGATGTCCGTGGCGATGGAAGAAATGAACCTGATTCAATATTACGATTACGCCGTCGTCAACGATGAGATTGATGCGGCTTGCCATCGGATACAAAGCATCATAACGGCGGAGCACTGCCGCAAGGACCGGTTTTTGGCCGGGCTGGAGGCAGCGAAGGAAGCGTCGAAAAAAGCCTAG
- the fmt gene encoding methionyl-tRNA formyltransferase, translating into MKIVFMGTPEFAVPSLQALLDAGHDIALVVTQPDRPKGRKKTLTPPPVKEAALSHGLQVAQPVKLRGSETVQAIAELRPDLIVTAAYGQILPRAVLDIPSLGCINVHGSLLPRYRGGAPIQRAIMNGEKATGVTIMYMAEGLDTGDMISRVEVPITDEDTSGTVFAKLSLAGARLLTETLPAIENGTAAAEKQNEAEATYAPNLTREDERIDWSRPARSLYNQVRGLSPMAGAFTLWNGEPFKVWGCRPCGGGSAGAQPGEVLEASPEPGIVVQTGDGALALTVIQPAGKKAMPAEEWLKGARISPGAVFGGDEA; encoded by the coding sequence ATGAAAATCGTATTTATGGGAACGCCGGAATTTGCGGTGCCTTCTCTGCAGGCGCTGCTCGACGCGGGTCATGATATCGCGCTTGTCGTCACCCAGCCTGACCGTCCGAAAGGCCGCAAAAAAACGCTGACGCCGCCTCCTGTCAAGGAAGCGGCGCTTTCGCACGGTCTGCAGGTCGCGCAGCCGGTCAAGCTGCGCGGGTCGGAGACGGTGCAGGCGATCGCGGAGCTGCGCCCGGATTTGATCGTGACGGCCGCATACGGGCAAATCCTGCCGCGTGCGGTGCTCGATATTCCGAGTCTCGGCTGCATCAACGTGCACGGCTCGCTGCTGCCACGCTACCGCGGCGGCGCACCGATTCAGCGCGCAATCATGAACGGCGAGAAAGCGACGGGCGTGACGATCATGTACATGGCCGAGGGGCTCGATACCGGTGATATGATCAGCCGCGTGGAGGTGCCGATCACGGACGAGGACACGTCCGGAACGGTGTTCGCGAAGCTGAGTCTCGCCGGTGCCAGACTGCTGACGGAGACGCTGCCGGCGATCGAGAACGGAACGGCCGCGGCGGAGAAGCAGAACGAAGCGGAAGCGACATACGCGCCGAACCTGACCCGCGAGGACGAGCGGATCGACTGGAGCCGCCCGGCGCGGAGCCTGTATAACCAGGTGCGGGGCTTGTCGCCGATGGCCGGCGCGTTTACGCTGTGGAACGGCGAGCCGTTCAAGGTTTGGGGCTGCCGGCCGTGCGGCGGCGGAAGCGCCGGAGCGCAGCCGGGCGAAGTGCTGGAGGCGTCGCCCGAACCCGGCATCGTCGTGCAGACCGGCGACGGCGCGCTCGCGCTGACCGTCATCCAGCCTGCCGGGAAGAAGGCGATGCCGGCGGAGGAATGGCTGAAAGGCGCGCGTATTTCACCGGGAGCCGTATTCGGCGGAGACGAAGCGTGA